CTGGCCAGCGGGACCCCGAAGACGTGGCGCTCGCCGGCGTAGGTGGCGGCGGCCTCGAAGGCGGCCTGCATCACGCCGGTGGCGCGGGCGGCGGTCTGCAGGCGCCCGTTGGCGAAGGCGTCCATCTGCAGGTAGAAGCCCTTGCCGAGCTTGTCCTCGCCGCCGACGAGGTTGGCCGCGGGGATGCGGTAGTCCTCGAAGGAGATCTCGAAGGAGTGCATGCCGCGGTAGCCCAGCGTCGGGATGGCCTTGGCCTCCATGCGGCCACCGAGCGGCGACTCGTACTCCCAGCTGTGGCCCGGGAAGGACGGCTTCTCGACCACGAACAGGCTGAGGCCCTTGTGCGCCTTCGAGCGGTCCGGGTCGGTCCGCGCGAGCAGCATCAGCAGGTTGGCCTTGCCGCCGAAGGTGCACCAGGTCTTGACGCCGTTGACGACGTACTCCTCGCCGTCCTTCACGGCCTGCACCTTGATCCCAGCGACGTCGGAGCCGTAGTCGGGTTCGGTGACCGCGACGCCGCACATGAGCTCACCGGCGGCGATGGCGGGCAGCCACCGCTCCTTCTGCTCCTGCGTCCCGCCGCCGACGAGGGCCTTGGAGAGGATCTCGGGACGGGTGATCAGCGACCCGGCCACGCCGAGGGAGCCGCGTGAGAGCTCCTCGGTGACCACGACCATCGACATGAAGTCGTTCTCGCTGTGTCCCTCGGCGAACCCGCCGTGCTCCTCGGGGATCGACAGGCCGAAGCAGCCCATCTCGGCGAGCTCCTCGATGATCTCGTCGGGGATGTCGGCGTCGTTGCGGTGCACGTGCTCGGCGACGGCCTTGACCTTGGTCTCGGCGAAGTCACGGAAGGTGCCGCGCACCATCGCCATCTCCTCGTTGAGGGCGCTGGGCAGCTCGGGCGTGCGGCTGACCTCCTCCCCCAGCTCCTCCAGCAGGGCGGTGTCGCGTGCGGCACGGAACGCCGTGGTGAACGCCTCGCCGTGCCAGGCGGCCTCGGCCGAGAGGGCCCAGTCGGTCTCGCGACCGGCCATCCGGGACGCGAGGTCCGCTGCCATCTCCCCGGCGAAGGCAAGGGTCAGGCGGGCCTGCAGGTCGCCCTGCGCGCCGTAGTCCAGCATCTGCTCGGCGGCGGCG
This genomic stretch from Euzebya rosea harbors:
- a CDS encoding acyl-CoA dehydrogenase family protein, with product MTLDTARTIVSAAREVVDGAIARLAASASKDGRISTELVDREQQLAYDLASAASRVAAAEQMLDYGAQGDLQARLTLAFAGEMAADLASRMAGRETDWALSAEAAWHGEAFTTAFRAARDTALLEELGEEVSRTPELPSALNEEMAMVRGTFRDFAETKVKAVAEHVHRNDADIPDEIIEELAEMGCFGLSIPEEHGGFAEGHSENDFMSMVVVTEELSRGSLGVAGSLITRPEILSKALVGGGTQEQKERWLPAIAAGELMCGVAVTEPDYGSDVAGIKVQAVKDGEEYVVNGVKTWCTFGGKANLLMLLARTDPDRSKAHKGLSLFVVEKPSFPGHSWEYESPLGGRMEAKAIPTLGYRGMHSFEISFEDYRIPAANLVGGEDKLGKGFYLQMDAFANGRLQTAARATGVMQAAFEAAATYAGERHVFGVPLASYGLTKAKLGRMAAIIAASRTFSYRSAQLLGSGSGQMEASMVKAFSCLAAEWVTREAMQVHGGFGYAEEYAVSRYFVDARVLSIFEGADEVLALRVIIRKLLQDALDAA